A DNA window from Hemiscyllium ocellatum isolate sHemOce1 chromosome 48, sHemOce1.pat.X.cur, whole genome shotgun sequence contains the following coding sequences:
- the LOC132836911 gene encoding nodal homolog yields MERHSARPALLFLLFLLLLAARESRPLPWKARQDPKSLPAYMLELYKAVTGRVSRAISDPERSAVLQADQVVSLPARGWNYSGDSWIIDFDMTSIAEHDFVHFAELRIRMHPISTCPNTTIFINHIHSYKCQGNRTCHSCSPLGSFTVNPPTASSSWQVFDLTGLLNRWLSRGAPLRESEKPGIQDVHRFPPGEHQQSQCQPGKLAKLARAGTRAKPPHRRSEQIMMVVFFKRSRAEVGGIPSTLLRTVERSKFQRAGELGNAKRQKRNRKERLNMGNSTSLRDRSLCRRMDMEVNFDRIGWGGWVIHPKSFNAYRCGGECPSPLDETFMPTNHAYMQSLLKSFHPERVPCTSCVPVKMSPLSMLYYKNWDVVLSHHMDMIVEECGCH; encoded by the exons ATGGAGCGCCACTCGGCCCGCCCtgcgctgctgttcctcctcttcctcctcctcctcgccgCCCGGGAGTCCCGGCCCCTTCCCTGGAAGGCACGGCAAGATCCCAAGAGCCTGCCCGCCTACATGCTGGAGCTGTACAAGGCGGTCACCGGGAGGGTGTCCCGGGCGATCTCCGACCCCGAGCGCAGCGCCGTGCTCCAAGCCGACCAAGTGGTCAGTCTGCCGGCCAGAG GTTGGAATTACAGTGGGGACAGTTGGATCATTGACTTTGACATGACTTCCATCGCtgagcatgactttgtgcatttTGCAGAGCTCAGGATCCGAATGCACCCAATCTCTACTTGTccaaacaccaccatcttcatcaACCACATCCACAGCTACAAATGCCAGGGCAACAGGACCTGCCACAGTTGCTCACCCCTTGGCTCCTTCACCGTAAACCCTCCCACTGCCAGTTCCAGTTGGCAGGTCTTCGATCTCACTGGTTTACTGAACAGATGGCTGAGCCGGGGCGCTCCACTCCGGGAGTCTGAGAAGCCCGGGATCCAGGATGTTCACCGATTTCCTCCCGGAGAGCACCAGCAAAGCCAGTGCCAGCCGGGCAAGTTGGCCAAACTGGCAAGGGCGGGCACCCGTGCCAAGCCCCCTCATCGGAGATCCGAGCAGATCATGATGGTCGTTTTCTTCAAGAGGAGCAGGGCAGAGGTGGGTGGAATCCCCTCCACACTCCTCAGGACTGTGGAGCGCTCCAAGTTCCAACGGGCTGGTGAGCTGGGGAACGCCAAGAGGCAGAAGAGGAACcggaaggagaggctgaacatgggGAACAGCACGTCACTGAGAGACCGGTCACTGTGTCGGCGGATGGACATGGAGGTGAACTTTGACCGGATTGGCTGGGGGGGCTGGGTCATACACCCCAAATCCTTCAACGCCTACAGGTGTGGGGGAGAGTGCCCCTCACCTCTGGATGAAACCTTCATGCCAACCAACCACGCTTACATGCAG AGTTTGCTGAAATCCTTCCACCCAGAACGTGTTCCCTGCACATCCTGTGTGCCCGTTAAGATGAGCCCTCTCTCCATGTTATACTACAAGAATTGGGATGTGGTTCTGAGTCATCACATGGACATGATTGTGGAGgagtgtgggtgtcactga